In Methylocystis sp. ATCC 49242, the genomic stretch GGCTTCGACTTCGTTTATCCCCAGCCGCTTCGCGACGGCGCGCGCCGACGTCCAATTATCGCCTGTGAGCATGACGACCGAGACGCCATCGTCGCGAAGCGATTTCAGGGCATCCGGGGTCGTCTCCTTGATCGGATCGGCGATCGCTATGACGCCGGCGGCTTTGCCGTCGATGGCGATGAAGATTGCCGTGGCGCCGTCTTCGCGCAGGCGCTCGGCCTCGTTATCGAGCGCGGCCGCATCGACGTCGAGCTCCGCTAGAAAACGGCGGTTCCCGATGACAATGGATCGTCCGTCGATCCGACCGGTGACGCCCTTGCCGACCGGCGAGTCGAAATCCGTGGCCGGGGTCAAAGCCATATTTCTTGCCAGAGCCTCCTGAACGATCGCGATCGCCAGGGGATGTTCGCTTGCGCGCTCAAGGCTCGCGGCGACAGCCAGCAGGTCATTCTCGGCCAAGCCCTCCACGGGGCGGATGGCTGTCACACGCGGCTTGCCTTCGGTGAGCGTTCCGGTCTTGTCGACAACGAGCGTATCGACCTTCTCGAAGCGCTCCAGCGCCTCAGCATTCTTGATGAGAACGCCCGATTGAGCGCCGCGCCCAATCCCCACCATCACGGACATAGGGGTCGCAAGGCCTAGAGCGCAGGGACAAGCGATGATGAGAACCGAAACGGCGGCGATAAGGCCATAGCTCATGCGCGGCTCCGGTCCCCATATGGCCCAAGCGGCGAAGGCCAGGAGAGCGACCAGGATGACGAGTGGCACGAACCAGCCTGAAACCTGGTCGGCAAGGCGCTGGATCGGTGCGCGGCTTCTCTGCGCGGAGGCGACCATGTCGACAATGCGCGAAAGCATCGTGTCGCGGCCAACCCTCTCTGCTTGCACCATGAAGCTGCCTGTCTGGTTGATTGTGCCGCCGATGACCTTGTCCCCGGCGCTCTTGGTCACCGGCATGGACTCGCCCGTCATCAGGGATTCGTCGACGGAGCTTCGGCCCTCGAGAATCGTTCCGTCGACTGGGACCTTCTCGCCGGGGCGCACGCGGAGGCGGTCGCCGACATGGACCTCGTCCAGGGAGACTTCCTCATCCGATCCATCTTCCCTGACGCGCTTTGCCGTGACCGGCGCGAGATTGAGAAGCGCCCGAATAGCGCCGCCGGTCTGCTCTCGCGCCCGCAGTTCGAGAACCTGTCCGAGAAGCACAAGCACGGTGATGACGGCGGCTGCCTCGAAATAGATCGGGACCGAGTTGTCCGCGTTTCTGAAGGTCGCGGGAAAGAGTGAAGGCGCAAAGGTCGCGACAACGCTATAGAGCCACGCCACGCCCGTGCCCATGGCGATCAGCGTGAACATATTGAGGTTGCGCGTGACGAGGGACTGCGCGCCTCGGACGAAAAATGGCCAACCGGCCCAGAGAACGACGGGACTCGCCAAGGCGAATTGAATCCAGCTCGACATCTGCGGCGCGATGTAATGGTGGAGATTAAGGAAGTGCCCGCCCATCTCCAGCACGAAGACAGGGAGGGTGAGCGCGAGCCCGACCCAGAAGCGCCGCGTCATATCCGTGAGTTCGGCGCTGGGTTCGGTTTCCGCCGCCGAAACGACAGGCTCAAGGGTCATACCGCAAATCGGGCAATTGCCGGGCCCGACCTGGCGAATTTGCGGATGCATGGGGCAGGTGTAGATCACGCCCTCCCCAGACGGGGGAAGGCTTTGTCTAGTTTCGGCGCGGTCTACATATCCGCCCTGCGACGAATGAATGCCAGCATCGCGCTCCGGCGGATGGCTGTGGCCGGACCCGTGATGATGGTGTTCATGGCTCATGTCCATTCCTTCCGAGACACAACGCGGGAGGGAGCTGGCTGCGTTCGCGTCCCGCGCGCGCGAAAACACGGTTTCGTTAGACGTCGTGTTTTTCTGAATTATCAGGGGCCTTGTCGTGATGGTGGCCGTGACCGTGATGCATGAAGAGATGCATCAGAGGGCACGCGAGCACGACCAGGAATGGCAAGGCGTCGAGAACGTGCCGCCAATGCCAGTAAAGG encodes the following:
- a CDS encoding DUF2933 domain-containing protein, with the protein product MKFSLSKAPLLALYALAAAFVLYWHWRHVLDALPFLVVLACPLMHLFMHHGHGHHHDKAPDNSEKHDV
- a CDS encoding copper-translocating P-type ATPase; the protein is MSHEHHHHGSGHSHPPERDAGIHSSQGGYVDRAETRQSLPPSGEGVIYTCPMHPQIRQVGPGNCPICGMTLEPVVSAAETEPSAELTDMTRRFWVGLALTLPVFVLEMGGHFLNLHHYIAPQMSSWIQFALASPVVLWAGWPFFVRGAQSLVTRNLNMFTLIAMGTGVAWLYSVVATFAPSLFPATFRNADNSVPIYFEAAAVITVLVLLGQVLELRAREQTGGAIRALLNLAPVTAKRVREDGSDEEVSLDEVHVGDRLRVRPGEKVPVDGTILEGRSSVDESLMTGESMPVTKSAGDKVIGGTINQTGSFMVQAERVGRDTMLSRIVDMVASAQRSRAPIQRLADQVSGWFVPLVILVALLAFAAWAIWGPEPRMSYGLIAAVSVLIIACPCALGLATPMSVMVGIGRGAQSGVLIKNAEALERFEKVDTLVVDKTGTLTEGKPRVTAIRPVEGLAENDLLAVAASLERASEHPLAIAIVQEALARNMALTPATDFDSPVGKGVTGRIDGRSIVIGNRRFLAELDVDAAALDNEAERLREDGATAIFIAIDGKAAGVIAIADPIKETTPDALKSLRDDGVSVVMLTGDNWTSARAVAKRLGINEVEAEILPEDKSKVVARLRQAGRIVAMAGDGVNDAPALAAADVGVAMGTGTDVAIESAGVTLLKGDLRGIVRARRLSRATMRNIRENLFFAFFYNAAGVPVAAGALYPAFGLLLSPTIAAAAMALSSVSVVANSLRLRQAQIEPKRLLEMPPFPGAT